One stretch of Podospora bellae-mahoneyi strain CBS 112042 chromosome 2, whole genome shotgun sequence DNA includes these proteins:
- a CDS encoding hypothetical protein (EggNog:ENOG503P3BD) yields MDDSRGQRRQNDPPTYSRQHHPALQAQAGQDRRSFTGTQRDSRFQTTSLSSSPAGSSRGMGGSAGYGAYYQDSTTTSFPATAMTQGALGYHHSAADYGQPDSRQTQSFAGTYNPSMMYNVQQATGGQSAGVYDASQQFSSRQAAGLPMMTDVTAPYFSSEPTNTTSALQAQAQTSSTPQVYQQPGLHGYSTSSMATIGGITTQTTPAAEVRMEEEYPSTGGLDDAYAQYQSALKGIFKDIRNGALATAGESLLQVSTWLLGHVVELGLTSDDQNLHGERIKLWNDFNYAWLGMFQRQKEMMESGQQLQRSQSLVPQEELEKMAKELIKYCDNIERHGLVDYQYGVWEEQIIEILGECVDLYESANASGSSGGEGSSSSRRR; encoded by the exons ATGGACGACTCTCGAGGCCAGAGGAGGCAGAATGATCCGCCCACCTACAGCCGGCAACATCACCCCGCGCTGCAGGCGCAGGCAGGACAGGATCGGAGGTCATTTACGGGTACACAGAGGGATAGCAGGTTCCAGACGACATCACTGAGTTCTTCGCCCGCCGGATCTTCCCGCGGAATGGGTGGTTCAGCCGGATACGGCGCTTACTACCAGGACTCAACAACGACCTCGTTCCCCGCGACGGCCATGACACAGGGCGCGCTGGGCTATCATCACTCTGCCGCTGACTACGGACAGCCAGACTCACGGCAAACACAGAGCTTTGCCGGCACGTACAATCCATCCATGATGTACAACGTCCAGCAGGCAACAGGGGGGCAGAGTGCCGGCGTGTACGATGCGAGTCAACAGTTTTCCTCGCGGCAAGCCGCAGGTCTTCCAATGATGACGGATGTCACGGCCCCCTACTTCTCAAGCGAGCCAACCAATACCACATCCGCCCTCCAAGCCCAGGCGCAGACGTCAAGCACGCCACAGGTATATCAGCAGCCGGGCTTGCATGGCTATTCCACCAGCAGCATGGCAACCATTGGAGGAATCACTACGCAGACCACTCCTGCTGCGGAAGTCAGGATGGAGGAAGAATATCCCTCCACAGGAGGGCTGGACGATGCATATGCGCAATACCAATCAGCGCTCAAGGGAATTTTCAAGGACATCCGAAATGGTGCTCTAGCCACTGCCGGAGAATCCCTTCTTCAGGTCTCGACTTGGCTTTTGGGACACGTTGTTGAACTAG GTCTCACGTCTGACGATCAGAATCTCCATGGTGAACGTATCAAGCTGTGGAACGACTTCAACTATGCCTGGCTCGGCATGTTCCAGCGCCAGAAAGAAATGATGGAATCCGGACAGCAATTACAGCGCTCCCAAAGCCTAGTGCCCCAAGAAGAGCTGGAAAAGATGGCCAAGGAGCTGATCAAGTATTGCGACAACATCGAGCGACATGGTCTGGTAGACTATCAGTACGGAGTATGGGAAGAGCAAATTATCGAAA TCCTTGGAGAGTGCGTCGATCTTTACGAGTCGGCCAACGCTTCTGGCAGCAGCGGAGGCGAGGGATCCTCCAGCTCACGTCGGCGATGA
- the TEF4_2 gene encoding elongation factor EF-1 gamma subunit (COG:J; EggNog:ENOG503NUBV) — translation MYSLPTKNGLAKQQGHTPPEQSTPPDKFYYPSHIVALTPLQPNSPLRTFTSSQTASTAAKMAFGKLFTYPGNPRSTAIRAVAKANGLDLQEVETDLAQPTEEFTKANPLKKVPAFVGADGFTLTECIAIAIYVASQNEKTTLLGKTKQDYASILKWMSFFNSEVLPKLGNWFRPLLGKTTYNKKAVDEAEKETLAVIAVVDAHLANNTYLVGERITLADLFATGLIARGFEYFFGKEFQQKYPNVTRWYSTVYNQPIYSTVAPEFALLDAPKLTNVAPKKAEAPKPAAPKPAPKPAAPAAEEPAEAPKPKHPLEALPKATFPLDEWKRQYSNVDTPEALKWFWENVPFNEYSIWKCRYKYNDELTLTFMSNNLIGGLNTRLEASRKYLFGCASVYGTNNDSIIEGAFVIRGDDYVPVFDVAPDYESYEFTKLDPSKPEDREYVDAQWTWEKPIVENGKEYPHASGKVFK, via the exons ATGTATTCACTGCCTACCAAAAATGGCTTAGCAAAGCAGCAGGGACACACCCCACCAGAACAATCTACCCCGCCAGATAAATTTTATTACCCTTCGCACATTGTCGCCTTGactcccctccaacccaatTCCCCTCTCCGAACCTTCACATCCAGCCAGACAGCTAGCACCGCAGCAAAGATGGCATTCGGAAAGCTCTTCACATACCCG GGCAACCCCCGCTCCACGGCCATCCGCGCCGTCGCGAAGGCCAACGGCCTCGACCTCCAGGAGGTTGAGACTGACCTCGCCCAGCCTACCGAGGAGTTCACCAAGGCCAATCCCCTCAAGAAGGTCCCCGCCTTCGTTGGCGCTGACGGCTTCACTCTCACCGAGTGCATTGCCATCGCCATCTATG TCGCCTCCCAGAACGAGAAGACCACTCTCCTCGGCAAGACCAAGCAGGA CTATGCTTCCATCCTCAAGTGGatgtccttcttcaacagcgaGGTCCTCCCCAAGCTCGGCAACTGGttccgccctctcctcggcaagACCACCTACAACAAGAAGGCTGTTgacgaggctgagaaggagacTCTCGCCGTCATCGCCGTTGTCGATGCTcacctcgccaacaacactTACCTGGTCGGTGAGCGCATCACCCTCGCCGATCTCTTCGCCACTGGCTTGATCGCCCGCGGCTTCGAGTACTTCTTCGGCAAGGAGTTCCAGCAAAAGTACCCCAACGTCACCCGTTGGTACTCTACTGTCTACAACCAGCCCATCTACTCGACTGTTGCCCCCGAGTTCGCTCTTCTTGATGCCCCCAAGTTGACCAACGTCGCTcccaagaaggccgaggctcCCAAGCCCGCTGCCCCCAAGCCTGCCCCCaagcctgctgctcctgctgccgaGGAGCCCGCTGaggcccccaagcccaagcacCCCCTTGAGGCCCTTCCCAAGGCCACCTTCCCTCTTGATGAGTGGAAGCGTCAGTACTCCAACGTTGACACCCCCGAGGCCCTCAAGTGGTTCTGGGAGAACGTTCCCTTCAACGAGTACTCCATCTGGAAGTGCCGTTACAAGTACAACGATGAGCTTACCCTGACTTTCATGTCCAACAACCTCATTGGTGGCCTTAACACCCGCCTCGAGGCTTCCCGCAAGTACCTCTTCGGCTGTGCCTCCGTCTACGGCACCAACAACGACTCCATCATCGAGGGTGCTTTCGTCATCCGCGGTGACGACTACGTCCCCGTCTTTGACGTCGCTCCCGATTATGAGAGCTACGAGTTCACCAAGCTCGACCCCTCCAAGCCCGAGGACCGCGAGTACGTGGATGCTCAGTGGACCTGGGAGAAGCCCATTGTCGAGAACGGCAAGGAGTACCCCCACGCCTCTGGCAAGGTCTTCAAATAA
- the MRPS9 gene encoding 37S ribosomal protein S9, mitochondrial (BUSCO:EOG09263K05; COG:J; EggNog:ENOG503NYDK): MASIPTTRRGLAAALRGAVRPRSLEQQFQALRLNAKGSRCLSTQSFQAAPEIDSVKLEGTIRARHARAVPVSPSYFSRTSRFNDSYLALDKLLRIYGNLPTIPANAVERVSWKTLDDFRHAVGEQVKATDYVKCLAIVRRLHQIHPKIKPAPVIQALNDFKRSVQAFSNETVKKTLDKYGRSLGSGRRKSSSARAWLVEGNGEVLVNGKTLADYFGRVHDRESAVWALHATGRMDKYNVWARVEGGGTTGQAEALTLAISRALMVHEPALKPALRRGNWLCHTRSKKGGEKEAWPREGEKETCVGQEIERFSGSIELSWVSHNGSSLGRVLPQFFSICKPDFCNNQTTNHRCDSRACSHGHSHNCTIQSHRGLPVYRTQRAQSVKEGRRRHL, from the exons ATGGCCTCAataccaacaacaagacgagggctcgccgccgccttgcgGGGAGCCGTGAGACCTCGGTCTCTCGAGCAACAATTTCAGGCACTGCGACTAAACGCCAAGGGTTCTAGGTGCCTGTCCACCCAGTCCTTCCAGGCCGCTCCCGAGATCGATTCCGTGAAGCTCGAGGGCACGATTCGAGCCAGACACGCCCGCGCGGTACCAGTATCGCCATCCTACTTCTCGCGCACATCGCGGTTCAACGACAGCTATCTCGCCCTCGACAAGCTGCTCAGGATTTACGGAAATCTCCCCACCATTCCCGCCAACGCCGTCGAGCGCGTGTCTTGGAAGACCCTGGACGATTTCAGACATGCCGTCGGTGAACAGGTCAAGGCAACCGACTATGTAAAGTGCCTCGCCATCGTGAGGCGGTTACATCAGATTCACCCGAAAATCAAGCCTGCCCCGGTTATTCAGGCGTTGAACGATTTCAAGCGCAGTGTTCAGGCCTTCAGCAACGAAACTGTCAAGAAAACGCTTGATAAATACGGGCGGTCTTTGGGCAGCGGCAGGAGGAAATCGTCTTCGGCCCGGGCTTGGCTTGTGGAGGGCAATGGGGAGGTTCTGGTCAATGGCAAGACCCTCGCGGATTATTTCGGACGGGTTCATGATCGCGAGAGTGCCGTCTGGGCGCTCCATGCCACTGGTCGCATGGACAAATACAATGTTTGGGCACGCGTGGAAGGAGGCGGTACCACAGGGCAGGCGGAGGCCCTTACGTTGGCCATTTCAAGAGCTCTCATGGTTCATGAGCCTGCTCTGAAACCTGCATTGAGAAGAGGCAA CTGGTTGTGTCACACGCGATCCAAGAAGGgtggagagaaagaagcatGGCCGCGTGAAGGCGAGAAAGAGACCTGCGTGGGTCAAGAGATAGAGCGGTTTAGTGGAAGCATTGAGCTGTCTTGGGTTTCGCATAACGGATCGAGCCTGGGCAGGGTGCTGCCCCAGTTTTTCTCTATATGTAAGCCTGACTTCTGTAACAACCAAACTACCAACCATAGATGCGACTCAAGGGCTTGTTCGCACGGGCACTCCCATAACTGTACAATACAAAGCCATCGGGGCCTTCCGGTTTATAGAACACAACGTGCCCAGTCAGTCAAggagggaaggagaaggcatCTATAA